The following DNA comes from Notolabrus celidotus isolate fNotCel1 chromosome 12, fNotCel1.pri, whole genome shotgun sequence.
AAAGCCAGCGAGTAAACACGGCGAAAACCAGAGGCTCGGCAAGATGCAACCATTACACGTCATCAACCCAGCATGCATTGCGCTAGTACAACAACAATGGCTGCGCTCGTAGGTTAGAATATGTGTTATAAATTTCgctctttaaagaaataacaattcttcatgtctatttaacaaagcattctagtatgagacaaacattaaagcCGATTTATGCCTATTAGTCCCCACAGTCGGGGTCCCTTTAAAATTTGGCTCTATTCCTAACCAGCACACAGGCCATGTgtatgtgaggacagagagagtccagagaagagaggaaatagAGTTGTTGTCAGtgcagaaatgcaaaaacatgccgttcctcaagtgtccactcgaggctggctgcaaGGGCCAATGAATCCCCCTTAGGtgccatgttaaaaaaaaagaaatctttacattttaaaataaacatggttACAGCCAGAAATAAAATAGTTTGGGTCTGAATGGCTCATTTCTGTATTGATgggtgtatttcttttttataaggCATTGGTTTTCTAATAAGGCTAACAGTTTTGCATATACAGTATTTGCATGATAAGGCACTGTACTAAGTTGACTCATGgatgtgttgtagctgtttgggAGTTAAGCTGTGGCCTCAGATCCAGCTCTTTGACTCAGTTGGAGTCCAAATTTCCAACATCTTTCCAGCAGCTGTAAACTTTGGGCTTCAGAACATCTCCTCATTAGGTGACATCAATGAggctacgtccatgttttatgcagtctatgcttATTTCCAACACTGAGTGCAGTCCTGCAGTACCTCTGACAGTGATTCAGATCCAAAGTTTAgtataactaactaactaactaactaactaactaactaactaactaactaactaactaactaactaactaactaactaactaactaactaactaactaactaactaactaaaagAATAAATTACTATCAAAATAAATTGAGagataactaactaactaactaactaactaactaactaactaactaactgactaactaactaactaactaactaactaactaactaactaaataaaagaataaattacTATCAAAATAAACTGAGagataactaactaactaactaactaactaactaactaactaactaactaactaactgactaactaactaactgactAACTAACTGAccaactatctatctatctatctatctatctatctatctatctatctatctatctatctatctatctatctatctatctatctatctatctatctatctatctatctatctatctatctatctatctatctatctatctatctatctatctttctaactaactaactaactaactaactaactaactaactaactaactaactaactaactaactaaccaaccaaccaagcaaccaaccaagcaaccaaccaagcaaccaaccaaccaaccaaccaaccaactaactaactaactaactaactaactaactaactaactaactaactaactaactaactaactaactaactaactaactaactagctaactaactaactaactaactaactaactaactaactaactaactaactaactaactaactaactaactaactaactaactaactaactaaacaaacaaataaatccaagaataaataaataagtaggtaactaacaaactaactgactaactaactaactaactaactaactaactaactaactaaataaataaataaataaataaataaataaataaataaataaataaataaataagattggCTCAGGTTTAGAGTTGGGAATGACCCAGTCAGGTGtaagtttgttgttttgatgttctGATAGCTGATATTTGTGGGACTGAACTTGAGCCCTCGTGACACCATTAACAGATTCCTGCAACTGTTGCCCCGGGGCATGTCAGTGTACCCGGGTggtctaaaaataaaagcttggtgtctggcagataacaGCAGGAGAAGGAGATTAATTACTGCTCTGCATCTCTCAGGACTGTGTTTAAGAGACGGTGGCTTCTGATTGGACACATCTGCTCCAACCACATACATCTGATTCCAGCATTCTTTGTGCTAATTGGCTCCTTTTTATGTGAGGCTATCTGAGCTATCAGTTTGCACACTTAAAgcaggcatgcacacacacacacacacacacacacacacacacacacacacacacacacacacacacacacacacacacgcacagacagtGCAGGGCGTCTATAAATAGCAGGTGTTGGATGTCTGAGTAGAGATAAATGCTTTTATATGAACGCACAAACACTCCCGCTGTTACCTCTGAGTCTGGTTTCTCTTTTGAACCCTTCTTGAAGAAACCGGGACAGCCTCAACTCATATGTTTCTGACATGATGCAAAATACTCCCCGGGGTCTCCGTCTGTCTCTGCTGCCCcagatacatcagacacacacacacacacacacacacacacacacacacacacacacacacacacacacacacacacacacacacacacacacacacacacacatacacacacacaccgtccaGGAAACACTCAAAGTCACCTTCAGCACACACATCGAGGGAGAGCTGCAGCTATTCTGGTCCTTAAAGATCTCACACCTCCCACAGCCCTGCACCGCTCTGATTAATGAGCAGGAATCAGCTCACCTGCTCAGAAACAACTCTTCTAATCACTCTCTCTTATCAGCTAACTCAATAACTTTTTTATTAAATCACTAATATacatttacaatgttacaatgttacaatgtcatttagcagacgcttttatccaaagcgacgtacatacgagacaTTTATGTGCCTCTTTTGCACCAAacttcattttaaaagcagGAACACCACTGATTGTATTCTAAAGAGTTATTTTTATGTTAAGCTAAAAACATATAAAGTCATTATTACAGCTGTGGACTCATGATTATCCTCTTTACAGCCTTAAAAACCCCACAGCGCAACCCTTTAGTCCAGTCAGTGATCTGGCAGTGTTTATCCCACTTTAATGTCTGAACCTGTAGCTACTTTCAAGCCGCAATCTCACttcatgttttgagattttttagtAGAGGCTTTAATACTGTACAGCGGTGTGCCTGCAAGACAACTGTCTGGTTCATGAAACCTGATATCACCACGAGGCAGCAGGTCAACACTGATTTTATATTTCACCAAAGAAGAGGTTAAAATAACAAATCCAACAAACGTCACATAAATACAAACTCATACAGTAACAGCGTGTATTCAGgcctgaactgtttttttaaccaggctgtaaacatgattatttctgctgtaaagattgtctctttgaatgggtgtgtaagtGGCTTCTGgagcttttgcagccagcctcaaatggacactcgaggaactgcagtttataacacttcagcatggacttcatattttaagaaggGAAGTCTTTATTGATTTCAatgcatgttttattatttgtagttgtgttaatttgttgttgtgtttatttgtagttttgtttctttgtagttGTGTGTATTAGTagtcttgtttatttgttgtgtttctttgtagTTGTGTTCATTTGTAGTTGTGTTCCTttgtagttttgtttatttgttgttgtgtttatttgttgttgtgtttctttgtagttgtgtttatttgttcttgttttatttgtagccttgtttatttgttgtttattcgttgttgtgtttctttgttgttgtgtttctttgtagttgtgttttatttgtagccttgtttatttgttgtttattcgttgttgtgtttctttgaagttgtgttttatttgtagccttgtttatttgttgtttattcgttgttgtgtttatttgttgttgtgttttcttattgaTCAGTGTTTTGTACTTCAGGGTCTCCTGCACCAGAAGAACTTGAACTCATTCAAacagtctttttttctgaaacacTCCAGAGTTCACCTTCTTAATGTAAATTAAAACCTCGTGTTTGAAGCTTTAACTCTTTCAATAACCTCGGTGGGGCTTTTCTGATATGAGTCTATTTCCGGTGCTGTATCGGTCTTTCCCTCATCGTGCGCTCCGCTCTCAGGTGTCAGTCTCTCTCGTTCTGGTCTCCGGGGTCTCCTGACTCCTCCTCATTCTGTAGGACTCTGACGCACCCCCCAGGACTCTGTGTGACATGTGGAGCAGGTTTAGTCCTCTTGACTGATCATGGAGCCTCCGGACTTTGAGGCTCTGAACTACACGGTGGACCCGGGTCCGCCGGGGTACCCTCTGTGTGAGGCGTGGAGGGAGGGAGCGGAGGGCTCCGTCTTCCACCTCTCcaacatcctcctcttcctcggcTTCATGGGGGGCAGCGGGTTTTACGGAGTCCTATACCTGTTCAGCTTCCTGACCGCGGGCTTCTTCTGCCTCACGTTGTGGTCTTGGTCGGACTCCTGCACCACGGACTCGTTCCTGTGGAGCTTCGCGCTGTTCGGGGTGTGTTTGGGTCAGCTGCTATACGGGTCCTACCGGCTCAGGAGCGTCTCATTCGAGAAGGACTTCCAGGACCTGTACTCCTGCATGTTTAAGAAGCTCGGGGTGTCGCTCACACACTTCGGGAAGATCGTGGCCTGCTGTGAGGGAGACATCCAGACTCTGGAGAGGGACCACTGCTTCGCCGTGGAGGGGAAGACCGCCATAGACAAGCTGTGCGTGCTGCTGTCAGGCAGGTGAGAGCTGACACCACACCTCAGCTTCAGGTCTGAGAGGTCTCTGCTGAGGGGCTCAGAGTCTCAGGATCACAAAGACAACACCTGACTGCAGGGCTCTGTCAGATCAGCATTCATCACTTCATCACTTCATATGAGCCTCATTTATGAGCCTAAAATACAACTCAGCTACAGTAACAACAGAATAAACTACATTTATAACACCATAGGATTCATCAGACTGGGTCTGTatcacttaaaaacaaaagtaaggCTGTAAGCCTGACATTGAATAAAAAGCCTGAATATAAGAtgatcacacttttttcagatTTAGGAAATAAACACGTTCTTCTACTCAGGGCAGTTCAAGttaaccaatcaggtgtcagcatgCTTTGGTGTCTGCGGGAAAACAgtttgtatggagagcaaaataaGGAGGAGCACAATATATGCACAATTGATGATCACTATAAACAACCGGCGTTTAGAttgcctgacttcctggaacgcatcagaaatgatggatcccacctccattcaacaaacaaacaaacaaacaaacaaacaaacaaacaaacaaacatcagtgtctcttatcctctttcatagacttccattcaacaaacaaacattgtaaaagtaattttcttctcttaaggacagacctgacaaagcttgacttgtgacttttgactaatctgcatcataatgttgttatttcagcaaactcaagaccgttaattacaagaacatcacaagaacatcagtttctggttcaggttcataccgctgaaagaagccagagtgaagcctctgtggaacacactgtttacagtgaaactgagactcacacaCAGATGAACGGGTGCTCCTCTGGGGGATgcaatgaaccaagaaatgatagtgtttattttgcagacagaTCTGGAGGGGTGAAGTTTGCTTTCAGTTTGATCTGAACACATGTTCACCGCTCAGGCTGCTGATTGGACGGTTAACAATAGAGCGAACAGAGAAAGGAAGTCTCAGCTGGACGTAGTTTATCGCTAACAGCTAGCTGTGCTGAAATCCCAGAAGGATTAAAACCACAGGAGAGGTCGAGCTGAGTTTAGACCAAGTTTAGATGCTGTTAAAAACAGAGGAATCCCCCTTTAAGCCACACCCCGGTCAATGATGTCACAGCAGGTGTTTTTACTCCATTATCTGTtaaagccaagcggcaacctccgtctaaaaatatgagtcaatgtggaagtgttaaaagctgcagttcatcaaggatccgcttgtggctggctccggaagtaccggaagtcacatatacatgaatgggaaaaagacgatctttacagcatagaaagatattgagattactagtcttccaatgagaggcacagctgcctgtgggaacactgtagatgttggctaggaggctcaaagcccgcctctttaagtcacactggttttgacagaagcaatatggctgccgctgccgattggcttcaaaacagcgcttcagaaacagatgggtgacgtcacggatactacgtccatatttgatacagtctatgtttaaaGCAGAACATCAGCTGATTGATGTTGTGTCATTGtgagtctctattttaaagattatttgacACCAGGCcccctctctgttctctctcaggATCCGTGTGACGGTAAATGGAGAGTTTCTTCATTACATCTACCCGTTCCAGTTCCTGGACTCACCTGAGTGGGATTCTCTCAGACCGTCAGAGGAAGGAGTGTTCCAGGTCTTTCTTTCCTCATGTGCAAACACATTTCAGGATTTAATGACTGTGATACATCTTCTGCTCataaagctctgcagctctgtgcagtgtgCTCTTGTGTTGTGTCTGATTGTGCAGATGAGCTGTTCGCATCTCCTCTATTTGCTGcgattcatgacagatgtgatacaaacttcagtttaacacaaagttTTCTTCAGCTTGATCACGATTTAACCCCAGATTATTAAGAGAATAATCTCACAGTCAGAGTAAATGTCACAGACTTGATGCACACTTATAGATTCTGCTGCAGACGGTGAAAATGACGCTGTAACTGTGCTTGGACGTTATATTTGGTGTTTGTGAGTTAAACTTTTTTGCAATGCAGTTATTGTGCAAAAGCAACAAGATTACTCTGTCACTAATGCATGTGTATTGGTTCATTTAAATACACTCAGACGGTCTTCTTGTCTTATTTACTTGGGTTCAGTGAGCGCTCCAGCTGCACCGTTCTTTAGTGAATCCGGCTCAAAGTGTTTCTGAAAACTCTTTGTAAGAGCTGAGATCCACTGATGTGTGAGTCAAGGTATGTTTGCCCTCAGCTCAGGCTCACAGGCTCATCACAGCTTTGGAGTCGtcatttcatttaaagcagCTCCTCAGAAGGTTTATTCACGTAACACTCGATCACTTCTCTGTAATTTGATGAATGTGACACCGTGAGGGAGAGAAACAGGCTCCACAAACCTGGTTTGcatctctctgtcctccagcATGCTCTGTGCAGAGGATGCTGAAGTCAAGTTCCACTTTGGCTGCTTGGTGAATCTGGACTTGGCTAGACGTCTTAGTCTCCGTCTTTTATTTCCCTAATCTGACACTGTGCTTTGCAGCCTCTCTGAGATAATACAGTCTGGATCTGAGGTAGTGGTTCAGGACCTGGCCCAATTTGGTCAAAGCAGTGAAGTCTCCCTTTTTTGCATTGTCTAACACAGAGCAGTCACAGTGGTCTCACAGTTGAAGTGgaatttgttcattttttgctgattctgattgtttttgtctgtctccctctgttgTCCTCAGGTGACCCTTCGAGCTGATAACCCCTGCAGGTACGTagcatggaggaggaagaaactCTACCTGCTGTTTGCCAAACATCGCTACATTGCAAAGATCTTTGCACTGGTGGTGCGTAACGACATCGCAGAGAAGCTGTACTCTCTGAACGACAAAGCCTTCGACAGCTCCGGGCACCGCTACGACCTCCGCCTACCCAGCTACTGCCACACACCCGGGACAGAGCCCGAGAGGACAGACGGGTTCCTGCAAGTGCCCACGCAGGGAGGGAGGAtggcctgaacacacacacacacacacacacacacacacacacacacacacacacacacacacacacacacacacacgcacgatGCTCTAGTAATTGTTGTTTTATCTGTACcatgtgttaaataaatctgtCACTGAAGATACAGACTGGGTATCAGGACGTGTCAGACAAACATGGTTTCTATCACAGACGATGTCCTGTGTGTTAACAGAACTCCTCTTCAGCACTTAAACCTCAGCCTGAGTAAAAcctgctgtgattggctgaaatCTGTCTGTCCAATAAAAAACAATCTCTTCTGGTTGAGATGAAATTACAAGTTTAAATGACGTCTTTCTACATAACTGTGAATTCAATCTGCTTTTCTACTCCTGTCAGTCTGCATCTTCAGTGTCAGTCGCTCTCAGAGGAGCAGTGAaggtgtacagtgtgtgtgtgtgtgtgtgtgtgtgcgtgtgcgtgtgtgttttaggCTCATGACATTGATTGTGCTCTTAAACTCTCTTTATAAACTATGAAAGTTTGCTTTATTAAACCTTCCTCCTCTGATGTACTTGGACGTGATAAACGTAGAAACAGGCCGCAGCAGATGTCTTATGTAATGTGCAATAATGAGGTGACAGATAGTTAGAGCCTCTCGTCAACGTCACATTGtgcaaatgtaaaatgtaaatgtaaataatcTAAAGTGTCCACATTattctgtaaaataaatgttaatttattttatcctCTGACTTTTTGTCATCTTGTGCGTCAGGTCCtgaacatgttttcatttctgtctctgcaaACACTCTGACACAAAAGATAAATCATGAACTGAAAGTTCTGTCTTCATACAGTTTTGATATCAGaggcttttattatttttatttcttatgttGTTTAAACTCCTGTAGGGTCTCCCTCTGCGGTCATGATGAGCTTGTTGATTTGAGTTATTTTGTTGGATAATTCATCAACACTTTACAACATGCTTCACAGAAACCTCACAATTTAAAGCTGTTAATGTAAATCTAATATTTTATATGACGGAACAGGAGAaggtacttttattttgaatttcaaCATAAATTTAATATTCAGATTCTGACTTTCTTTAAATTATAACATTAGAATAAGAATTAAATCTCAAAGAAAGTCAGAATGTGAGTTTAATCTCAATCTTTGTAATGAAGCATCAAATTTATGATCCTGATCCTCGTATAGGTAAACAGAAAATTTTGATTTCTTAGAAATTAAATTGATAATTTTTCAGATCAATATTTGTGCTTTCTGTATAttcccttttctttcatttgaatTTTGAGGTGTGATTCACAAACttatttttaacctcttttagACGCAGAATAACACAAGAATATTTTAAGTAATAAACTAAATGTTTGAAATTGTCTGTGACTGatttcatgaaaataaagttgGTACCCCACCAGGCACTGGACTGTACTGGACCATACTCTGCTGTATTAATCTATATAGATTTGACTGATCAGAGGTAAACAAGGATCAGATCTTTTGTTGTTCCCTCTGATTGTAAATGATGTGAGATAATGAAGACTATGTTCACCTGTTACAGGTCTGCTCCCCCTGTAAACACTAATGAGTCCCAGTCtatagtttcttcttcttcatcagcaTGATTTTCATTTAGTAAAATATggtcagagtcacagagagcagggagagcagGACTGCACAAGATTTCAAAGTTTCTTTAGAAGGAGTCTTTACTTTTGTAATCTGCTTTATTAATGACTCATTAACAGAGCTCTGGACTCTCCTTTCCGCATTATCTGATTGAATAAATCATTAATGTTTCCTTTGAGGACTCCCACTGCTCGCTGTTACTGTGAGCTCTGTCTCCCCCTGCCGGAGCTCCGCGTCACTGCAGCTGCTCTGCTCACTCCGTCCTGCCCATTTTAGTCTGTCCCTGTCAGCTGTGAGGAATGTGCGACGCACATAGAGCAGCCCCCCATCTGAGGGTCCAGTCCACTACCTCCTCTGCAGTCTCCAGTCTCTTACTGGAACCATTCCTCCTTCTTCAGAGCTtcattccttcttcttcttcttcctctactGCTGATCGGTGAGTACACCTTCTCCTCCCGTACTTTAACGAGCAGTCAGAAAGTTGTAGCTGTGAGAGGATCCTGCTGTGTGGGGGCTGCATGTGTCCCCTCTTCTATTTTTACATGAGAGTCCTCCCAGAGCTGCACAACATCAGCCTGAGACCCACACAGCTCAGACTGTTCCAGGACAACACTGCAGCACAAACATGATATTAAAGCTAACTCTGAATATGATGATGTGAATGTTCAAACATCAGAGGAGAGCAGACTGGTGTTTATTCAGGGTCTGTGCTGCAGGCCTGATGGGACATTAGACAGGATGTTCACTGACATTTCACATAAACTGCTCTCACTGATACTGAGCTTtctaaacatttatattaacaTGTGCAGCTCctgtcagacacacactcacctccAGACAGAACATGAATGAAGAGATGACTTCAACTTAAGTAAaatcaaaacagcaaaaaataataaaatgagcAAACAGTGCAGAGGTAACAACAGAAGATTTAAGATGTAATCATCGTTCCGGATATAAACctgccacgcccctaattatgcaaaacttgtaatcttaatatcttaaaaacttacgagttttaataaattccccccgtacagtgtgtgctgatacagaaatgagctattaagacctgaaatgttttttgaaccaggctgtaaacatgtttattttaaagatcgtcttctttgaatgggtgtgtatgtggtttctggtgcttctgcagccagcctcaagtggacactcgaggaactgcggTTTTTAGATcttcggcatgggcttcatcaccaagactggaggttgctgcttgggagAAACGAAAATATGTCACGTCAGAAAATAGTGCTAACACAAAGAAGCTTCCTGACGGCAAATTAAAGATCTGACAAATGCCTCAGCATACATTAGCACTAACGCTAATGTCTGTGTCCGGTTTGTTAAAATAATCCCAATGACGTGGTAGAACTGAGCcgatctgctgcagctgatagCCGTTCCActtctactctgataatccggagcacacagcgctgcaggagcctcattggttaacacagctgtcaatcatgacgtcacaccccctctttTTTCATCATAAATAACTGACTAAAGTAGAAGACAGCAACgtgaacactgagacataaataAGCATggtaagaactaactataatgacagaaacatgtttgacaaacatttatttgccTTGTGTTTGGATGGTACACTTTGACTCGcatcccatctgttaacatggaggaggcggggcttatcaCCTACTGTTTACTGCGGCCAGTCAGCAGTGGGAGCTGTAAATGTTTCGGTTTCACTCAGGGTGGCTTTTGTGccatccatgtttttatacaaTCTGCACTATAAAACTTAAATATTATATCAAAGCAGCTGTGAGGATCTGTGAGGATCTTTGAGGATCTGTGAGTATCTGTGAGGATCTATTAGGATCTTTGAGGATCTGTGAGTATCTGTGAGGATCTTTGAAGATCTATGAGGATCTCTGAGGATCTTTTAGGATCTTTGAGGCTCTGTGAGTATCTGTGAGGATATTTGAGGATCTGTGAGTATCTGTGAAGATCTTTGAGGATCTGTGAGGATCTTTAAGGATCTGTGAGTGTCTGTGAGGATCTTTGAGGACATGTGAGGATCTGTGAGGATATTTGAGGATCTGTGAGTATCTGTGAGGATCTTTGAGGACCTGTGATGATCTGTGAGGATATTTGAGGATCTGGGAGGATCTTTGAGGATCTGTGAGGATCTGTGAGGATCTTTGAGGATGTTTGAGGATCTGTGAGGAGTGTTTGATGAGTGTGTAACTCTGCGGTTGTTAGCTAAGAGgctaaataaatgtaaaaatacattaaaataaaaacaatctcaAATAAAGATCTATGTGGTCCACAAGGAGAGTGGCGAGTTCAGAATcatagaaacaaaataaaactgatccTGGTGTTCCCTTCAGACTTggacctcttcttcttcctcttctcatgTGTTCTCTAACCTCGCCCTCCTCTTCAAGGTGACCCAGCTGCAGGATGTCCTCTACCCCGGAGCTGTTACCCTTCCTCTTCTCCACgctgccccccctcccctcctcctatCCCGGCGTCATGGAGCCAAACGTCACCTCCTGCCAGGAGTGGGAGCAGGCCCAccacctcctcttccatctGGGGAACCTGTCCCTGCTGCTGGGCCTGATCATCCCCACCACCATGAGCCTGCACATGATCCTGCTGCGCCTGCTCCTCATGACAGGTCTGTACCACCCCCCCTCCATGAAGGCATGCCTGTGGAGATAATACAGGAGCTGTGGGCACAAACGACACAACACATCTCTACTCCTACTGAGAcagatgtctgtgttttatccCCAAAGAGTGCGGAGATTTAGATCTGCTACAGAGACAGATCTCTGAACCAGATCAGAGTCTGTGAGAGGCTCAGAGATCTCTGAACCAGATCAGAGTCTGTGAGAGGCTCAGACTCAGAGTGGAAACAGAACCTCCACATGTTTATCTTCTGCTCGGACGCAGAGTGGGGACAGGAAGGAGCAGGAATTATGGGTAACGTGGTTCATATTTTGacagttcatttatttatgttctgGAGCGATCTGGTCCCTGAGGGTCtctgaagaaacacaaacagagagagggagagagggagaaagagagagatacgttcatctttaaaaacaacacgCTGAGTTTGATGGTAAAAGTTTGGATGACTCAGACTCtgattaatgaaataaaatacattgaaaGCTCAAAATCTtgtgataaaaacagatatACAGTCATGCTTTCAGCTGTtgcatgaaaaagaaagagagtcaGTCAAATGAAAGACAACGTGAGgtgagtagagtagagtagagtagagtataactttattgtcccctagGGGCAATTCaagattgtgtgttttttataatTGTTAACCAGCTGCGTTAGATacttggctctgattggtcaaaatctcttgacaacagttattaactctgAATAGCAAAGGTGAAGCCACAGatgacctgatcacacgtcTCACATATCAGATCAATCCGCTTAAAGGGGTTTCTGTTCATGATTTCACCTCTGCTTCttgacactgtgacaaaaacGTTACTCTCAttcagtttgatgttaattCGACCTGCATGTACGCTAATAAGAACACTGCTGGTTGATGAAGCTGATTGGTCACAGCTGACGTCAGGAcaggaggtgtgtttgtgttattttgtgaCTTTTAGAACAAGACCTGttagtggactcactttgatccatcagggaCTCTTCTCAGATGCTGCAGCCTGTTCTCCTCCTGCAAGAGGAAGAGCTAACTAACTAATAACAATAGATCCTCCATGATAAAGGATCAATATATCTTGTGATCTTTGACCCTGACAGGCTGCGGTCTCTTCATCGCCTGGGCGACGCTGTACAGATGTAACCTGGACGTGATGGTGTGGAACGTGGTGTTTCTGGTGGTGAACT
Coding sequences within:
- the popdc3 gene encoding popeye domain-containing protein 3, giving the protein MEPPDFEALNYTVDPGPPGYPLCEAWREGAEGSVFHLSNILLFLGFMGGSGFYGVLYLFSFLTAGFFCLTLWSWSDSCTTDSFLWSFALFGVCLGQLLYGSYRLRSVSFEKDFQDLYSCMFKKLGVSLTHFGKIVACCEGDIQTLERDHCFAVEGKTAIDKLCVLLSGRIRVTVNGEFLHYIYPFQFLDSPEWDSLRPSEEGVFQVTLRADNPCRYVAWRRKKLYLLFAKHRYIAKIFALVVRNDIAEKLYSLNDKAFDSSGHRYDLRLPSYCHTPGTEPERTDGFLQVPTQGGRMA